The genomic region CAGAATTCATGCAACTGCTGCATCATCAAGGAATCCAGGGAAAATACACTCACACTGCACGACCGCTGCTAGCGCAGGCGTAGGGACAGGCTGcggggcggcagcagcagcagagggcgcGCCGGCTGCCCGTTCAATGCTTTCTGCATTTTCCTCATTGAATCCTAACACCACTCTATCCGGTATGATGTTGTCTCTGTTCCATGGAGGGGGAAGCTGAGGTACAGAATCCAGCATTAACCTCTCAGCTCAGCCAAGCCCAGCACAGTCTGGGCAGCAGGAAGAATCTGAGGTGGGGAAGGCCATGGAGGTTTTCAGGAGCGTATGCAGAGGCTCTAAGCTTACCTATGGGCACTGCAGCCTGGCTGGTTCCTGAGAGCTGCGCCTGGGCAGCTGCCACAGGGCCAACCCTCAGCCCAAGCTGGCCCTGGGGGCCGTGAAGGGCCAGGGCGGGGCCGGGGTCCTGCCTGACCAGCAGGCAGGCTCGGGGTCAGGGGCGCTTCCTGGGAGGGGTCTGGATTCAAGGCTTCCTGAGGGGGGTGCTTTGAGCACAGAGCAGGTTACTGGTGGGGAGACCCCTCTGTACCAGGCACTCTTTCTCTAGAACCAGCTTGGCTGGGCACTCAGGCCATGGGCAGTGACCCAGGCAGAGTTATTGCTGCTCCTGCAGGGAGAGAATGGTCCACAGCAGCTGGAGGCTCTTCAGACCCCGGGTGGGTGACCGACGCAGGAGGGAGGTTGATCCCAGGGGTCACCCGTGCCAAGGGTAGGGGCCAGGGGCCTCCCGGGTCACGCTCAGGAGGATAGTGACCTTCACTGCCAGGAGCGTTGCCCAGCCTGGACACGGATGCAGAGAGGATGAGCTACAGAAGTGAAGCGGGGGAGGGTGATGGTGAGTTTAGGACCCGTGCTGACCAGCACCCCACGCTAGACATTCAGTCAGGATCTGATGGCAAATACCAGATTTGGAGAAGACGATCAGGATCAGACTCGTGTCTAGTTGTAGCCTAACTGACTCCGTTCCTCCTCATCAGGCTGTTTCCGCTTCATAATGGCGGTTCGGGAGGCAGATAGGCTGCCTTGGCTCGGGGTGCCTGGCGGAGGCTCCTGGGGCAGTGGGGGCCCGCCCCCCAGCCCGCAGTCGGGGACCCCGCTGCTCTGGCCCGTGGCCTCAGGGCCTGGTCTGACCCTgtctttcctcccccacccctcctctctgcccacccTCGTGTGTCCCCCTGCCTCCCAAACGCGCCCTGTGTCTCCCTGTCCGGCCGCcgtgccccctccctccccagtgcCCCCAGCAGCGGGAGCAGCGCCAAGGGTGGTGGAGCCCCCTGGCCCGGGGGCGCCCAAACGTGCTCACCCGGCCCCGCCTGTCGCTACCGCAGCCTGGCGcagcccgcccccgccgcccgcctCTCCAGCGTCTCCTCCCACGACTCCGGCTTCGTCTCCCAGGAAGCCACCTACTCCAAGCCCCCCTCGCCCATGCCTTCAGACATCACCAGTCAGGTGAGGGGCGTCTGCTGAGCTCATGCCAGCCCCAGGCCATCCACACTGTGGGGCGGGGCCCCTACAGGTGCTGAGCGTGGCCTGAAGGCCCCCAGGACCACCGCGTCCCCGGACCAGCCTGAGCTCACTgccccagggcaggggaggggaaggtCTGGAGGAGCCTGCCAGCTCCGGACCCCGTGACCCCCGTGCCGGGGCTGAGAGCGGCCTGCAGGCCCCCAGGACCACCGCGTCCAGGACCAGCCTGAGCCCACTGCCCCAGGGCAGGGCGGGGGAAGGTCTCGAGGAGCCTGCCAGCTCCAGACCCTGGGACCCCCCATGCCAGGGCTGGCTGTGATGGGGTGGGTGCCCCACGGAGGCGTCCGTAGGAGCCCCAGGATCTGCAGGCATCTTCCCCCACTCTCACCCTGAACGTGAGAACCCCTTCAGAGGCAGGCTCAGACCCTCAGAGGCAGGCTCAGATCCTCAGGCTCTGTGAAAGGGACCGGAGGAGCTAGAGCAGAAGACAGGGAGGTCAGGCCGCGTACCCAGGTGCCCACCGTGGCCCGGCCCTCTGAGCCCAGCATTCTGTAGTCTGCCCTCTTGCCCAGGATGTGCCCACAGCATGCCCAGACTGCCCTCCTCAGCAGGCTCATTCCTGTCGGCACACAGACACATGCTCCGGTACCGTCCGTCTAAAAGGCCTCCCTTCCTCCACAGTCTCCTCCAGCTGCCTCTTCTCTCCTTCACAGCAACACTGCTCAGGACACTTGTCCACACTGACCGCCTCCATCTCATTCCCTACTCAGTCCTGTCTGCGTCAGCTTTCCTTAACAGAAAAGCTAGAATAATTCATTCTCCTGTGTCCTTTATCCATGTGTGCGTACGCTTTTGagactgttaggtccatacagctTTAAAATGTTAACTCGCAGTGAACTGAGTCTCCCCACGTGGTGTAGCTGACCCTCTGTTGCATGTACATTTTCTAGCGTAgagtgagtctgttttgtttgattttactGCAGCTACTTCAGCTCAACATTTACGTTATCATTTCCTATCTCTTAGTTTTTAAACTCACTATGTCCTTATGTTTTAGATGAGTCTCTCGTAAACAGCATATGcctaggttttcttttcttatccaGGCTGACAATCTCTCTCTTAACTGACATTTTTAAGTCCTTTCACAGTTATCGATATTACCGGCATACTTagacttcttttttatttctgttcattCTGCTTTATCTGtgcttcttttgtttcttctcttgctttttgtttgttttttcttcccccaTTATTTCCTTCTACTGGATTTTAAGTtatacttctttcctttcttatacAGGTTACCTTGAAATTTTACCATGCATCCTTAGCAAAGTCCTAACCCAGGCTCCTGAATCATTCAAGGACCttaacatatattttaactttGGTCACCTACCCCCTCCCCTTATAAGCTATTTTATGctattctctcctttttttttatcatccctacaattgacatttttcttcttaatgtcATCATTATCTTATACGTAAGTATCTGTTAGATTTACCCATATGTGTTTATACTTTTTTTGTTCTCCTTTTAAGGTCATTTTGCTTCTTTCTGCAGTAAAATACATCCTTTAAAGTTCTTTTAGAATGGGTCTGTAGCAGTAAACTCAGGTTTTGTTCTTCTGTAAacatgcttcattttttttcctcttccttgaaaGCTAGTTTTGCCAGGGATGCAGCGCTGGGTGCCAGTTGCTTTGTCTCCACACTCCGAGGAGAATGTGTTCTCCGAGGGTATTTCCCCGTGTTCTGGCTTCTGTTGCCGGCTGAGAGTTCTGCTGTCCGTCGCTGCCGTGCCTTTGTGAGTGACCTGACTTCTCTCTCTGGTCACTTGAGTTTTTCTGCAGCATGTCTGGTGGTGGATTTGTGCTCATTTAATCTCCCTTGGTGTGTTTGTGTTCCTCTGTCTGCGCATTCAGGTTTTTCACCCGTTCCAGGAGTTTGCGAGCATTCTGTTCTTATTCTCACTCCCACTCTGCTCGCTCCTGTCTGGTCTCCGTGTCTCTCTCCTCTCACGTCTCTCATCTCCTTGTTTCCCTGGATCATCTCTTCAGGTCTATCTTCCAATTAccttttctctattttacagCAATTTAACCTATCCattaaggtttatttttattatcgtGAAATAACTCTAGCCTTATAGACAATCTCTAAAAAGAGCAGAGTTCCCACCCGGCCTCTGCACTGTCTCCCCTGATGTTAGCAACCCATGTAACTATCAGCAGTTTTAAAACCAGGAAATTAGCACTGCACAACACTGTTAACTCGCTGACAGACTCTTTTTCACATGTTGCCGGCTTTCTCACTGGCATCCTTTTCCCGGTCCAGGAGTCCAGGTTCTGACACAGGACCCTGCGCTGTGTTTTATCACTGTGTCTCCTTAGGCTTCTCCGGTCTGCGATGGCTCCTTGGTCCCTCCTCCATGGCTTTTGAATACTGGCCATGTGTTCTGTAGAATGTCACTTGTTTTGGGTGTGTCTCATGCCTTCCCGTAGTCAGAAGCACAGGAGGAGCACAGCAGTTGATTTATTGCTGTTCCACTGCCTCGTCAGCCTGCAGTGTCCGACATTCTTTTCATGTTAGCCGTTCTGGTGGGTGTTATGGTAATAGTGCCCAGTGTTTTGAATTTGCATTCCCCTAATGACTAATGAGATTGTATGTTTTTTCATACGTTTAAAGGCCATATCTTCTTTTTATGAAGGAAATGttcagatcttttgtttctttttctctactaGGTTGTAtgtctttttcttgttgatttgtaGAACTTCTTATACACTGTGGCTACAAGTCTTTTCATCTGATAATCTTGAGTCTGTGGGTTGCTGTTTtactcccttcagttcagttcagttcagtcgctcagtcgtgtccgactcttcgagaccccatgaatctcagcacgccaggcctccctgtccatcaccaactcccggagttcacccagactcacgtccaacgagtccgtgatgccatccagccatttcatcctctgtcgtccccttctcctcctgcccccaatccctcccagcatcagagtcttttccagtgagtcaactcttcgcatgaggtggccaaagtactggagtttcagctttagcatcattccttctaaagaaatcccagggctgatctccttcagaagggactggatggatctccttgcagtccaagggactctcaagagtcttctccaacaccacagttcaaaagcatcaattcttcggcgctcagccttcttcacagtccaactctcacatccatacatgaccacaggaaaaaccatagccttgactagacggacctttgttggcaaagtaatgtctctgcttttgaatatgctatctaggttggtcataactttccttccaaggagtaagcgtcttttaatttcatggctgcagtcaccatctgcagtgattttggagcccaaaaaataaagtctgacactgtttccactgtttccccatctatttcccatgaagtgatgggactggatgccatgatcttcgttttctgaatgttgagctttaagccaactttttcactctccactttcactttcatcaagaggctttttagttcctcttcactttctgccataagagtggtgtcatctgcatatctgaggttattgagatttctcccggcaatcttgattccagcttgtgcttcttccagtccagcgtttctcatgatgtactctgcatataagttaaataagcagggtgataatatacagccttgatgaactccttttcctatttggaaccagtctgttgttccatgtccagttctaactgctgcttcctgacctgcatataggtttctcaagaggcaggtcaggtggtctggtattcccatctctttcagaattttccacagtttattgtgaaccacacagtcaaaggctttggcatagtcaataaagcagaagtaggtgtttttctggaactctcttgctttttcgatgatccagcagatgttggcaatttgatctctggttcctctgccttttctaaaaccagcttgcacatcaggaagttcacagttcacatattgctgaagcctggcttggagaattttgagcattactttactagcatgtgagatgagtgcaattgtgcagtcgtttgagcattctttggcattgcctttctttgggattggaatgaaaactgaccttttccagtcctgtggccactgctgagttttccaaatttgctggcatattgagtgcagcactttcacagcatcatctttcaggatttgaaatagctcaactggaattccatcacctccactagctttgttcatagtgatgctttctaaggcccacttgacttcacattccaggatgtctggctctagatcagtgatcacagcatcatgattatctgggtcgtgaagctcttttttgtacagttcttctgtgtattcttgccatctcttcttaatatcttctgcttctgttaggtccatgccatttctgtcctttatcgagcccatctttgcatgaaatgtaaaaTTCTGAAGTTCTTAATGTATGtctaatttatccattttttccaATTGTTAGTGCTTTTTCTGTCCTGTTAGCAGTATTTTTGTGTactccagggtcacaaagatgttttcttccaaaagcttttttttttttttggctctgctgctcagcttgtgggatcgtagttccccaaccagcagAGATTGAAGGTGGGCCTTCAgcatggaagtgtggagtcccaaccactggaccaccagggaattccctgcaaagcctttttcttttaccttttttcaCTCAGATCTGCAGGTCATCTGGAAttgactgtgtgtgtggtgtgttagtatgagagatggacagggaagcctggcgggctgcagtccatggggtcacaaagagttggatacgactgagcgactgaactgtaggAGTCATTTTTTTCCATATGGATATCTAATGAACAGTTTATTGCAAAGACCATCTTTTTCCTCTACTGCACTGTAGTGTGTTACCTTCGTCATAAAACAGGTGTCTGAATGTGTAGCTGTTTCTGGAGTTTGTATTCTGTTCCACTGGTTGATCTGTCTGTTCTTGTACCAGTAGGACACCGTCTTAATTATAGTAACTTTATACAGAATCCTGACACCTGGTAATAAAAGTCCTCTAGGTATGTTACTCTTCAATATTACCTGTTTTGGGCCCTTTGCATTTCCTTATAAATTGTAATATTAGCTTGTTATTTTCCACTTTAAAAGAagcaatccctgggattctgcctGGGATTACATATGTCTCTCCATTTTATTATGGTTTTACCttctttcaataatattttgCAATTTTCATGTGAGAATCTTGCACATCTACCACTGGCTTTTTCCCCCCTGGGTATTTGATATTTGttgatgctattttaaattattttggctTTTTCAGAGTCTCTTACTTGTTTTTCAGCTGCtgatatttagaaattttttttttttgtatgttgatcttgTATCCAATAACCTCATTAAAAACACTTGTTAGTTCTGATAATCATAGAATGAATATTCTGCATACACAATCAGGccttttacagtttctttttttccagtcctTTTGCTTTTTActcctttttacttctttttcatgcTCTATTGCActgctaggacttccagtacttaATAGAAAtggtgatggtgagcatctttatcTTTCTCCAgcctcagaaagaaaagaattgatatttttgtagATAACGCTATCAGATGAACAAAGTTCCTTTCTATCACTAGTGTGTTTTCCacgaatgggtgttgaatttttccATTGagttttccaaacatttttttctttttttgttttagcgATTATATTGGTAAAACTctcaatgtatttattattttctttgaatccTTACTTACAGAGTTTAGTTTTCTTTTGGTCATCTTGGCTCATCATAAACTAAAAAAGTCTGGGAGTTGAAATCAGGATGCTTTAGAGACTGTGCCCTGGTGGGCACAGGACATGCAGAGCTGCACCTAACCAGTCCCCTTCCAGGTTTAATTCCGGGCGGCAGTCGGGCGGGCTCTCCACCTGGCGCTTACCCAGTCTCTCAACCGCAGTGCTGAGGCTGCCTTTGCCCTGGGGACCTTCATGGTCCTGCTTTGCCcttgcttcctttttcttcagCCTTTCTCTTATTTTCAGTTGGGGGCCTCCCAGGGTACCTGGTCCCTGCCACTGTCCAGAGCAGGAGCCTCCAGGCATCCTCGGTCCTGTCTTCAGTTCTGGGGGTCTCCATGGACACCCCTCTGGCCCATCTGCCGGACCCCCAGCAGCCCCCATACCACTGGCCCTCCCTCCTTGGCGCACAGGGCTCTTCCCCGGTTTCTGTGACAGGCACCTGTTCGCGGTCTTCCTCCCACACTGCTGGCAGGTCCTGTCACTCTTTACTGGGCCGTCCTCTCCTTCCCAGGCACTGAGGGCAGCCTGGCATCCCTGAACCCCTTCTCTAACCACCCTCATCCTGACTGCCTGCGTCACCTGGTTCTGTCTCACGCTGCTGGATCTGTGGCTCCAAACCTGACTTCTCCCTAAACTCCAGATTGTTAAATACAGTTGCCGGCACTGCACCTGGGCTTAGACACCTAACAGGCAGCCCCACCTAACACTCGCAGGATGGAACCCTGGACTCCGTTCCCCCCAGGCCTGCCCTTCTGAGAGAACGGTGACAAATCCCCCCGCAGCTCAAGCCAGCACCCCACTGCCGACCTTAGCATCGCTCTTTCCCTGCTCGCCACATGCAGGCCAGCAGTAGTCTTgttaattcttagagaaatgtgGTTCTTGGGCTGCGGTGGGGTGGATCTgcggtgggggtggtggggtgcgCTCTGGGTGCTGCTTTCTGCGCAGGCGCTCGCGGCGCAGGGCGTGGTGTGGGCGGGGAGGCCGGGGAGGACTGAGTCAGGGCCCCCCACGTGCTGGCGCCGTGACCGGATGTGTTCTCTCCCCACCTTCCTGCCGCCCTGCCCCGTCTCCTGCCCGCTCGCCTCCGCATGCAGAAGTCCTCCAGCTCCGCGTCCTCTGAGGCCTCGGAGACCTGCCAGTCCGTTAGCGAGTGCAGCTCCCCGACCTCGGTCAGTAACCCCCACCTGCCCAGGCACTCAGGGAGGGTCCAGGTTCGACCAGAGGGGTATGCGTACGCACCCGCTCCGCACAAAAGAAACCTCCTGGGCACCCACTGCAGCCGTTCCCCAAACGCTCACCTCCTCCCTTCTGATGGATAAGGAgcccaggaggggctggggagtcacagtgtcctctgtgctctgccctcGGCCATGAGGAGCAGGGCGCAGGGGCCTCCTGACCCGCCCGCCTTGCCTTACAGGACTGGGCCAAGGCCGGCCCCCACGAGCAGCCCGCAGGCACCGCACTGCAGCGGAGGAAGGACCGTGTGGAGCTCCTGCGAGACCCGGAGCCGGGCCCGGCTGGCGGGGGCGCCCCGGGCCCCAGTGGAGAGGAGGCCCCACGACCCCGCATGTCCCCCGCCACCATCGCAGCCAAGGTGAGGGCCGCTCCCGGGATGGCCCGGCTGGGCCCCGCTGTCTCCCAGGCCAGCTCTAAGGCCCGGCAGGTGGTCACGGGGCCAGCCCGGAACACCTTGGGGGACTGCCTTCCTGGCCGGGCAGAGCGAGAAGCGGGAGTGAGGCTTCAGCTTGCGGTCTTCCTGCCCTCAGCACGGGGAGGAGGTGTCCCCTGCGGCCAGCGACCTGGCCATGGTGCTGACCCGCGGCCTGAGCCTAGAGCACCAGAAGAGCAGCCGGGACTCCCTGCAGTACTCGAGCGGCTACAGCACGCAGACCACCACGCCCTCGTGCTCCGAGGACACCATCCCCTCCCAAGGTAGGCCCCGGGGGCTTGGGCCGGGGCCGCGCCTTCTCGGCCCCGAGGCTCTGGGCCCACTGCGTcccatgccccaccccaccctaggCTCTGACTACGACTGCTACTCCGTGAACGGGGACGCAGACGGCGAGGGGCCCCCCGAATTCGACAAGTCGTCCACCATCCCTCGCAACAGCAACATCGCCCAGAACTACCGCCGCCTGATCCAGACCAAGCGTCCGGCCTCCACCGCGGGGCTGCCCACCGCCTCAGGGGCGCCCCCCGGCGTGGCCACCATCCGCCGCACCCCGTCCACCAAGCCCACCGTGCGCCGCGCCCTCTCCAGCGCCGGGCCCATCCCCATCCGGCCGCCCATCGTGCCGGTGAAGACGCCCACAGTGCCTGACTCCCCCGGCTACGTGGGGCCCACGCGGGCGGGCAGCGAGGAATGCGTCTTCTACACCGACGAGGCCGCCGCGGCCCTGGCGCCGGACCTGGCCAAGGCCTCCCCAAAGAGGCTCAGCCTGCCCAACACGGCCTGGGGCAGCCCATCCCCAGAGGCGGCCGGCTACGCGGGGCTGGCGGCCCAGGACGacgaggagcagcagcagcagctggccgCCAACCGGCACAGCCTGGTGGAGAAGCTCGGGGAACTGGTGGCGGGCGCCCACGCGCTGGCCGAGGGCCAGTTCCCCTTCCCCTCCGCCTTGTCGGCCGCCCCCGCGGAGGGGACgcccgccccaccccccgccgcccccggcGAGCCCCCGGCTGAAGACATGCTGGTGGCCATCCGTCGCGGGGTGCGGCTCCGCAGGACCGTCACCAACGACAGGTCGGCGCCCCGCATCTTGTGATGGCGCCTCCCGCCCCCCTCCCTGGCCCGGCAAGGCAGGGGGCCGGGCCGGTGGGCCGCGGAGGCTCAGAGCAGAGGCACAGTCAGGAGTGAGCAGAGCCAGgctagctttttttcttttttttaagtcacacgATTCAAAGCCACTTTACTGGGAGGAGAAACCCAGCTTGGATTTCATGGTTTAAACAGGAAGTGACTTCTTAGACCGTGCCAGGACGGAGCCTGCGGGCCTTGAACTGGATTTGAAGCCTGTTTCAACCTTTTCTTGCCTATtctgcccctcctctccctcctgccagGCCCTGCCCTTTCCACACAAGGGCGAGCCACAGAGCTGTGCCCCGTGCCCCCAGCAGAGGGGCCTACCCACCTGGCAGGGCCCGCAGTGCACAGCTCAGGCAGCCCGGCCCAGCGCCTCCCCGTCTCCCTGGGGACGGTggcccccccacccctggccaaGGCACCCCCCCCCACATCCCTCTCCGTCACCCCCTGTCACCCCCCTCATCTCTGCCTCTCCCAGGCTCTCCTCCATCAGGGAGGCGGGGGGGCCATGGAGGGGCGAGGGCTACAGTGTCTGGGTTAATCAGAGGCTCCACAGAGCGGCTGGCCGTTTGGGGGGCCAGTGAAGTTAGGAGCCAGCCCACCCACTGGGGACGGGGGCCTGGGGCCCAAGTCCAGTCTCTTGGGGAGGACGTGCAGGGTGCCTGCCCAGCAGAGGGTGGGGACCCTGAGACAGCTTGCCTGCCTGCAGATGCGACTGGGGCGGGGCAACAGGGAAGGCATGCGGAGGCCAGGCTGTCGGCCTACCGGCCTCCCAGGAGCTGCTCAGATCCCATCGTCATCCGGGCACGTGGGGACTTTAACTTTAGTGACAGTTTCAGCTACCTTTGGGTCAGGGACTGAAACtggagagggtggggggtgggttcttttatgaatatataataaagtGAGCTGACCGGACAAGGACTGCGTGTGGGGACAGGGTAGACGGTACAGGGTGTGTCCAAGAGTGCCTGAGGGACAGAGGGCCCCGCGGTGGCCTGATGGCCcgtgggaggaagaggagggtctGCACGGCTCCTGGGGGCCAGGGGCCGGGGTCGGTGTTCTCTGCAGCATCCAGAGCAAAGCCACAATGCGCTGGGAAGGGGCCGGGGGCTGGGCCTCCCACCCATTTGCTGCAGGCCAAGGAGGGGAGGGCTGCTGGGGGAGATTGGCCCTGACTGTTGTCAGAGGCAATGCCATCCCAGGGTGGTCCCGGGTGGCAGGACTGAGGTGGAGGGAGTGCACCCCTCCACCCACACAGCACGTTGCGCCAACTCTAAGCAGGTAAAAGCACGTGTGCCAAGGGCAAGCGGAGGGCTTCCTGTGACCCGCAGGCCCGCCGACAGCAGCCATGCTAGCAGGGTCACAGGGCAGGGGCTCCTGGGGTCAGGAGAGCTGGCTCTTCCTGGTCTGGATGGACCCAGGGCTCCTGGTAGTTCTTGTGCCGGAAACGGGTCTAGGCACAGCCGCCAGGAGGGTGTGGGGAACCAGGGATTCCTCTGAGGGGCTCCCCAGAGGTGGGTGAAGGACGGTACCTGTAAGTCGCTAGGTCGGAGAAAGGAGCCTCACTGAGCTGAGCTCACCACACCTGGAGGAGGGCCAGGGGAGCAGATGGCCTGCACTCGGAGGCTTGGGGGCAGAGTGTAcactgccccccgccccgccaggGTTTGCCCAGGTGGGCTGGTGTAAAACGCAGGTTATCTGATGTGAGCAGGGTAAGGGGcagtgggggggggtggggtacCCGGGTCCCCATGAGGAAGAGCTTGCCCTGAGGAGGGGTGTGGCCTCGGGGAcccggggggagggggtgggcatgGCACAGGCACCCCTCACCTAGACTTCAGGGGCCCCCCTCCAGACTACCCCCAGGGCTGTACATAGCTCCTCCACCCCCTTGACCGCCTCATCCCTCTAGTGATCGCCAAGTAGGCCCGCCCCTTCAGGATCCGAGCCAACCATCCCATGTCACAAACTTTGGTTTGGGGAACTTCTTTacgtttgtttcatttttttctttttgtacagAGAAATATTCTATTCGAAGCGTCTTTTGACTGAAGTAACTTTTCTGGTGCTGTTGTTaacttgttcctttttttaatttatttccccTCCTTAGGCCTCCCCTTCTGGTTCCCACTCACTTTGTCTCCCCTCTAccacccgcccccagcccccatgCCATCTAAaccattttgtttctcttctttctgtctgTTTTGGATAAATTATCCTTTCCttcccccccacccacctcctgcaGCCCACCTTCCCTTGATTTAAATAGTCACTGCTACAAGTAACAAATGCACTGTGAAGATCCCAGTATTAATAAAGTTGTACTGTAATTAACGCCACTGTCTCCTGGCTTCCTCCAGCGCCTGCAGCCAGCACCCGCACCCCCTGCACCCCGCCCCCACCGTCCCAGACCCGGCCGAGGGGCAGGGGGCTCCGTGCGGGCGGGGCTGGAGTGGCCAGGGCTCGTGCCAGGACCCATGTGTTTGAATGCCTGTTACGTCCCTGCTGGGGGTGGTCTTGGAGCTGCCAGCTGGAGGGGGAGAAGGCAGTGTCCAGGACACGCTGTGGGAGATGAGCCCAACACCGTTGCTCCGTCAGGCTTGCTGAGGCTTCATGGGCTGGGGCGGGACTAGAAGGAACTCAGTCCCTCAAATATCCCCCATTCCGGGACCCTGGCGAAGGCCCTGACCATTCCAACTCAATCCTCAGCCCCAGGCCCCTGCGCCAGACCAGCCCGCCCCCCGTTCCTGCCTCCTGCACTTGGCAGGAGGGGAAAGCAGCCTTCTCCAGGTTCACCCTCAAAGATGCAAGCAAACCAAAACAAAGCGGGtgtttaatagaaaaaataaactatggCAAGACGTGGCATTTGGCTACCATGCCCTTGTCCCAGCTTTGCTGCCCCCTCCCCGGCCTTGGTTTGTTGGGCTCCCCCCAAGCCCACCTGGTACAGCTCCCACCGCCTGACTCAGGAGAAGGTCGGCACAGCCTTCAGAGAAGGGGTCAGCCCAGGCAGTGCCAGGAGCAGCCAGAGGCTCTGCCTTCAGGACCTTCAGGTGCCCCAGCCCTCGCCACTCCAGGCGAGACCACAGGAGGGGGTGCTGCGCCCTTCTCAGGCTCTGTGTCCCTCAAAGGAAAACTGCCGGGGCCTCCTCTCCAGGAGGCGCTCCCCACTGCCACCTGAAGTCTCAGGCCCAGTCCGTCTCTTGCAGGGGCTCCTCCAGCTGCCCCCCAGGTCACCCTAGGCTCC from Bubalus bubalis isolate 160015118507 breed Murrah chromosome 18, NDDB_SH_1, whole genome shotgun sequence harbors:
- the MTSS2 gene encoding protein MTSS 2 isoform X2, yielding METAEKECGALGGLFQAIVNDMKSSYPIWEDFNSKATKLHSQLRTTVLAAVAFLDAFQKVADMATNTRGATRDIGSALTRMCMRHRSIETKLRQFTNALLESLINPLQERIEDWKKSANQLDKDHAKEYKRARHEIKKKSSDTLKLQKKARKELLGKGDLQPQLDSALQDVNDMYLLLEETEKQAVRRALIEERGRFCTFITFLQPVVNGELTMLGEITHLQGIIDDLVVLTAEPHKLPPASEQVITDLKGSDYSWSYQTPPSSPSSSSSRKSSMCSLAQPAPAARLSSVSSHDSGFVSQEATYSKPPSPMPSDITSQKSSSSASSEASETCQSVSECSSPTSDWAKAGPHEQPAGTALQRRKDRVELLRDPEPGPAGGGAPGPSGEEAPRPRMSPATIAAKHGEEVSPAASDLAMVLTRGLSLEHQKSSRDSLQYSSGYSTQTTTPSCSEDTIPSQGSDYDCYSVNGDADGEGPPEFDKSSTIPRNSNIAQNYRRLIQTKRPASTAGLPTASGAPPGVATIRRTPSTKPTVRRALSSAGPIPIRPPIVPVKTPTVPDSPGYVGPTRAGSEECVFYTDEAAAALAPDLAKASPKRLSLPNTAWGSPSPEAAGYAGLAAQDDEEQQQQLAANRHSLVEKLGELVAGAHALAEGQFPFPSALSAAPAEGTPAPPPAAPGEPPAEDMLVAIRRGVRLRRTVTNDRSAPRIL